A DNA window from Aspergillus nidulans FGSC A4 chromosome V contains the following coding sequences:
- a CDS encoding uncharacterized protein (transcript_id=CADANIAT00003408), with the protein MANRHGAMQCADAIVDTATACYIDERELLGLFGFRQIKAADILGAANIQLVSRNEVELAMLAINPHSQPRDDLASAIAGNLEHGKQKTRDLLDV; encoded by the exons ATGGCAAATCGGCACGGTGCAATGCAGTGTGCAGACG CGATTGTCGACACGGCTACGGCGTGTTACATTGATGAACGTGAACTGCTGGGATTGTTTGGGTTTCGTCAGATCAAG GCAGCGGACATTCTCGGCGCTGCTAAT ATCCAGCTTGTCAGCAGGAACGAAGTCGAATTAGCTATGTTGGCCATTAACCCGCATTCTCAGCCACGTGACG ATTTGGCTAGTGCAATCGCGGGCAACCTGGAGCATGGGAAACAAAAGACCAGGGATTTGCTTGATGTTTAA
- a CDS encoding C2H2-type zinc finger protein (transcript_id=CADANIAT00003409), producing the protein MPRATAPADIPLPITYTPTTHRISKAKKGKRVHACEYPGCAKVFTRAEHKRRHELNHNPEALYRCTQTGCKKSFHRSDLLARHMERHELEAQMDASAQWDHPSSRSSVGYIPRYPVVTPTPAPYISMPQPQSAVSKSSVIQPDLAIDGLIWGTMDQHQHQHMVSPPCIQESVEDTARYYSTPEACSSPSSDGTTYSVPSYSGSISSVSSTSPGLVDSYPDPIIDSELTSSPGPMHATLDGCQWERADTGPPATASMVPISTIPDSLIHPALQYQSQSWPMPQHINYNENIIQSVPVSLPYETTASSNCKAPWAL; encoded by the exons ATGCCTCGAGCCACTGCCCCCGCGGACATTCCTCTCCCCATCACCTACACTCCCACCACCCACCGCAtcagcaaagccaagaagggGAAGCGCGTCCATGCTTGCGAGTATCCAGGATGCGCCAAGGTCTTCACTCGTGCCGAGCACAAGAG GCGACATGAACTGAACCACAATCCCGAGGCGCTGTACCGGTGCACCCAAACCGGCTGCAAGAAATCATTCCACCGCTCTGATCTGCTTGCGCGTCATATGGAACGACA TGAACTCGAAGCTCAGATGGACGCTTCAGCGCAATGGGACCACCCTTCCAGCAGATCTTCCGTCGGCTACATTCCCAGATACCCCGTGGTGACTCCTACGCCAGCGCCGTACATCTCCATGCCGCAGCCCCAGAGCGCAGTTTCCAAGTCTTCAGTCATCCAGCCCGACCTGGCAATTGACGGGCTCATTTGGGGTACCATGgatcagcaccagcaccagcacatGGTCTCGCCCCCGTGCATCCAAGAGTCCGTCGAAGATACTGCCAGGTACTATTCCACACCAGAGGCATGCTCGTCACCATCATCAGACGGCACAACGTACTCGGTTCCTTCGTATTCCGGTTCCATCTCGTCAGTTTCATCGACATCGCCCGGTTTGGTCGACTCGTATCCAGACCCAATCATCGACTCGGAGCTGACGTCTTCGCCGGGCCCGATGCATGCGACGCTTGACGGCTGCCAATGGGAGCGCGCTGACACTGGGCCCCCTGCAACTGCGAGCATGGTTCCCATCTCTACTATTCCGGACAGTCTGATTCATCCC GCTCTACAATACCAATCGCAATCATGGCCCATGCCGCAGCATATCAACTATAACGAGAACATCATCCAATCTGTACCAGTATCTCTACCGTACGAAACAACAGCAAGCAGCAACTGCAAAGCCCCGTGGGCTCTGTGA
- a CDS encoding gamma-glutamyltransferase family protein (transcript_id=CADANIAT00003410), with protein MPLNSKAVYSRQNPDFAPFASRRSTVHSTKGIVTCTQPLAAAAGQKILSQGGNAADAAVAVAAALNVTEPSSTGIGGDMFCLYYDAATKKIHSLNGSGRYPGAATLEKIRADLQAKPDEAGGIPMHSPLAVTVPGAAAGWVDTVEKFGSGKLSLEQILSPAIELAEEGFAVSELASYFWHESESLLRKASPNSHEMLKADPEAQDGYRSPLPGEILKNPTMAQTFRSLAANGKKGFYEGRVAQEIVNVIQSLGGYMTLDDLKAHAETGSQETEAISLKFSGQNITDKQTAGTDGETNQGVEIWEHPPNGQGIVALMALGILQELEKTGKIPSFTEKQHNSAEYLHAIIESLRIAFADASWFVTDPDTTPVPTKELLSPSYLAERAKIFNPSAASDILDHGSPAHNHCDTVYFAVTDGAGNGISFINSNYAGFGSGIIPKGCGFTLQNRGANFSLSPNHPNVLAPGKRPYHTIIPAMITNASDGSLHSVYGVMGGFMQPQGHVQVLLNMLAFGYHPQAALDAPRICIAAGNPELGKQLDRTVYVEEGISEDAVEGLRKLGHQVKVLKGWERGMFGRGQIVRCHYDGGKLVYSAGSDLRGDGMAVPIV; from the exons ATGCCACTCAACTCGAAGGCCGTTTACTCCAGACAAAACCCCGACTTTGCACCCTTCGCAAGTCGGAGGAGTACAGTACACAGCACAAAAGGCATTGTCACATGTACTCAACCTCTCGCGGCTGCAGCAGGACAGAAGATCCTGAGTCAGGGTGGAAATGCTGCA GATGCAGCGGTTGCAGTTG CCGCGGCCCTGAACGTTACGGAGCCCTCATCCACAGGAATCGGCGGAGACATGTTCTGCCTCTATTATGACGCGGCGACCAAAAAGATCCATTCTCTCAATGGCTCTGGCCGGTACCCCGGCGCCGCAACTCTTGAGAAGATTAGAGCAGACCTGCAAGCTAAGCCGGATGAAGCGGGTGGAATTCCCATGCATAGCCCGCTCGCCGTCACGGTCCccggcgcagcagcaggatggGTAGACACCGTCGAGAAGTTCGGCAGCGGCAAGCTTTCCCTTGAGCAGATTCTCAGTCCGGCCATTGAGCTGGCAGAGGAGGGGTTTGCAGTCTCCGAGCTTGCGTCTTACTTT TGGCACGAAAGCGAGAGCCTCTTGCGCAAAGCGTCTCCCAACTCACATGAGATGCTTAAAGCAGACCCCGAAGCACAAGACGGCTACCGCAGCCCTCTCCCTGGAGAGATTCTCAAGAACCCAACCATGGCGCAGACGTTCCGGTCTCTTGCAGCCAACGGCAAAAAGGGCTTTTACGAGGGCCGCGTCGCGCAGGAGATTGTCAACGTCATCCAGTCTCTCGGCGGGTACATGACACTGGACGACCTCAAAGCGCACGCAGAAACAGGCTCGCAGGAGACTGAAGCCATCTCGCTCAAGTTCAGCGGGCAAAACATAACGGACAAACAAACAGCCGGCACAGACGGCGAAACTAACCAAGGCGTCGAGATCTGGGAGCACCCACCGAACGGTCAGGGGATTGTAGCACTCATGGCGCTGGGCATTCTCCAGGAACTTGAGAAGACCGGCAAAATCCCGTCCTTCACCGAGAAACAACATAACAGCGCCGAGTACCTCCATGCCATCATCGAGTCCTTGCGCATCGCTTTCGCAGACGCCTCCTGGTTCGTCACGGACCCAGACACAACGCCCGTCCCAACAAAAGAACTCCTCTCTCCGTCCTACCTTGCGGAACGCGCCAAGATCTTCAACCCTAGCGCCGCATCCGATATCCTCGACCATGGCAGTCCCGCGCACAACCACTGCGACACAGTGTACTTTGCGGTAACCGACGGCGCCGGCAACGGAATCTCGTTCATCAATTCCAACTACGCAGGGTTCGGATCCGGCATTATCCCCAAGGGATGCGGCTTTACACTGCAAAACCGCGGCGCCAATTTCTCGCTTTCCCCGAATCATCCCAATGTCCTTGCCCCCGGCAAGAGACCCTACCACACCATCATCCCGGCGATGATCACGAACGCGTCCGACGGCTCGCTGCACTCCGTCTACGGCGTCATGGGCGGGTTCATGCAGCCGCAGGGCCACGTCCAGGTCCTTCTCAATATGCTTGCATTTGGATACCACCCGCAGGCGGCCCTGGACGCACCTCGTATCTGCATTGCGGCGGGCAATCCCGAGCTTGGAAAGCAGCTTGATCGGACTGTCtatgttgaagaagggatCAGCGAGGACGCGGTGGAGGGACTGAGGAAATTGGGACATCAGGTGAAGGTGCTGAAGGGGTGGGAGAGGGGCATGTTTGGTCGGGGACAGATTGTGCGGTGCCACTATGATGGCGGGAAATTGGTGTACAGTGCAGGCAGCGACCTAAGGGGGGATGGGATGGCGGTGCCTATTGTTTGA
- a CDS encoding uncharacterized protein (transcript_id=CADANIAT00003411), which translates to MVVFVDYDHDLGNHVPKGPDAFQPYIEPGKPAFSKLSVGFEPEKSAEAPSEAPTSEQHSVRDAFSVALGCYPIAKEIARAVDLNTLYALSGTCRQFYANLAPYRHQLAKQTLRCENEYIETLSEMLHSGTAIPDSVKSVIRLLSRGALNSGQLTSGKIAKCARDMVAECRGCSKIVCRNCTAKPPNSATLKNRIRRLCTTCRKAPLNSLVTSSLHAPIPSTSDTPKSSVFLRDTCTCHDVLWLCNQCGQKLRRNDTTYRRVWTWRTRYSTYLGGLGTGIGEGCQGVKCGRGESCLAAQEIELEVECEADESMSHSPPEYGYHFGHRFAQDNSSHDHPGERWEDPGEKEPGYLRQEIIGIGGRVKQRAKKRVMVGACVPEYEDERETGDYLTREEEGAHRSWCGWCWRVIPAKHEVSYVQV; encoded by the exons ATGGTGGTGTTTGTTGACTATGACCATGATCTCGGCAACCATGTGCCGAAAGGCCCGGATGCATTTCAACCATACATTGAACCCGGGAAGccagccttctcgaagctGAGCGTCGGCTTCGAACCCGAGAAATCTGCTGAAGCTCCATCGGAAGCTCCAACTTCTGAGCAGCATTCTGTCCGGGATGCTTTCTCAGTAGCTCTAGGCTGCTATCC GATAGCCAAGGAGATTGCTCGCGCAGTTGACTTGAATACGCTGTATGCCCTTTCAGGAACGTGTCGTCAGTTCTATGCAAACTTGGCTCCCTACCGGCATCAGCTCGCCAAACAGACACTACGTTGCGAGAATGAATACATTGAGACTCTTTCTGAAATGCTGCACAGCGGCACCGCCATTCCTGACAGTGTCAAGTCGGTGATCCGACTGCTGAGCCGGGGTGCTCTGAATTCTGGACAGCTCACGAGCGGTAAAATCGCGAAATGTGCTCGCGACATGGTTGCCGAGTGTCGAGGATGCTCGAAGATTGTTTGTCGA AACTGTACGGCCAAACCCCCAAACAGTGCGACCCTGAAGAACCGCATTCGCCGACTGTGCACGACCTGTCGTAAAGCGCCACTGAACAGCCTTGTCACCTCATCTCTGCACGCTCCTATACCTTCAACATCCGATACCCCAAAATCTTCTGTTTTCCTGAGGGATACATGTACCTGCCATGATGTGCTTTGGTTGTGTAACCAGTGCGGTCAAAAGCTACGCAGGAACGATACCACCTACCGCCGAGTTTGGACGTGGCGCACGCGGTACAGCACGTACCTTGGGGGCTTAGGAACAGGAATTGGCGAAGGCTGCCAAGGGGTCAAATGCGGGCGTGGCGAGAGCTGCCTCGCAGCACAGGAAATTGAACTGGAAGTAGAGTGTGAGGCAGACGAGTCCATGTCACACAGCCCTCCCGAGTACGGTTACCATTTCGGACATCGATTTGCCCAGGACAATAGCTCTCATGACCACCCGGGCGAAAGATGGGAGGACCCTGGTGAGAAAGAGCCGGGGTATCTACGGCAAGAGATCATCGGCATTGGAGGGCGGGTTAAacagagggcgaagaagcgCGTTATGGTAGGTGCTTGTGTGCCGGAGTATGAGGACGAGCGGGAAACAGGGGATTATCTCACTCgtgaggaagaaggggcgCATCGAAGTTGGTGCGgttggtgttggagggtTATTCCTGCTAAGCATGAGGTGTCTTATGTGCAAGTGTAG
- a CDS encoding MFS transporter (transcript_id=CADANIAT00003412): MQEKSVVRTQSPERSYEAQDSTPISNYQDDLHSLSSSQNSEHSEPEHATTPGRDAEDQVPAKSALDSESEEAMKVVPRLSRRGLFGQITLLEEIENPKCYPRSKKWFITFVVAVAGSVAPMGSSIFFPALSQVADELNATTTVTNLTISLYMLSMSIFPLWWSSFSERLGRRTIYIASFALFVVFNVLCAVSSSIAMLIVMRLLSGGASASVQAVGAGTIADIWDTRERGRAMGIFYLGPLCGPLIAPIVGGALAQRWHWRSTMWFFSAYGGVVVVLILLGLPETLSGANQKPLMPPADPASTTEEPLSRRASRVSSVQTQVFGTTARWLKLIKIIFLDPLKIILYLRYLPVLLTVYYAAITFGSLYVLNVSIENSFGKEPYNFDTLIVGLLYIPNSLGYVVSSIFGGRWIDKIMVREAKKANRYDEKGNLIFRPEDRMRENAWLGALLYPAGLIWYGWTVDKGVFWLAPMIANFFFGIGSMLIFSMVTTMLTEFMPKKSSEGVALNNFTRNIFSCVGSFVTAPIIGAIGNGWLFTIIGLVAFASSGVIVVMRVFGPRWKEGMDRLMQ, translated from the exons ATGCAGGAGAAGAGTGTTGTACGAACTCAGAGCCCGGAACGGTCCTATGAGGCCCAGGATTCTACGCCGATCTCGAACTACCAGGATGATCTGCACTCCCTCTCCTCATCGCAGAACTCAGAACACTCAGAACCAGAACACGCAACAACGCCAGGCAGAGATGCGGAGGACCAAGTTCCAGCGAAATCCGCGCTGGACTCGGAATCAGAAGAAGCCATGAAGGTAGTCCCGCGGCTCTCGCGCCGCGGCCTCTTTGGCCAAATCACCCTgctggaggagatcgaaAACCCAAAGTGCTACCCGCGCAGTAAGAAATGGTTCATCACCTTTGTCGTCGCAGTTGCGGGCTCTGTCGCGCCAATGGGGAGTTcgatcttctttcctgcGCTTTCACAAGTAGCAGACGAGCTCAACGCTACGACAACAGTCACGAATCTGACAATCTCGCTGTACATGCTGAGCATGTCTATTTTCCCGCTGTGGTGGTCGTCATTCAGTGAACGGCTTGGAAGGCGGACGATTTACATAGCCTCATTCGCGCTCTTCGTCGTGTTTAATGTCCTCTGTGCAGTTTCGAGCTCAATTGCTATGCTTATTGTCATGAGATTGCTTAGTGGTGGTGCTTCGGCGTCTGTTCAGGCTGTTGGTGCAGGCACAATTGCTGATATATGGGATACGCGGGAGCGAGGGCGCGCTATGGGGATATTCTATTTGGGACCTCTGTGCGGGCCATTGATTGCACCTATCGTGGGAGGAGCACTGGCGCAGCGGTGGCACTGGCGAAGCACAATGTGGTTCTTTAGCGCGTATGGCGGTGTCGTCGTCgttctcattcttcttggtcttccaGAGACGCTGTCCGGTGCGAACCAGAAACCACTTATGCCACCTGCTGATCCCGCCTCGACAACAGAAGAGCCACTTTCCCGCCGCGCCTCCCGCGTCTCCTCCGTACAGACCCAAGTCTTTGGTACGACAGCCCGTTGGCTCAAGCTCATCAAAATAATCTTCCTCGATCCTCTCAAGATCATCCTATATCTGCGATATCTCCCCGTGCTGCTCACAGTTTACTACGCTGCCATAACCTTCGGCTCACTGTATGTGTTGAACGTCAGCATTGAGAATAGTTTTGGTAAAGAACCCTACAACTTCGATACGTTGATCGTAGGCCTCCTCTACATTCCGAATTCCCTGGGGTATGTGGTGTCGAGTATATTCGGCGGGCGCTGGATCGACAAGATCATGGTGCGTgaggcaaagaaggcgaATAGGTATGATGAAAAAGGGAACCTGATCTTCAGACCCGAAGATCGCATGCGGGAGAATGCATGGCTGGGTGCGCTACTCTACCCAGCTGGACTCATCTGGTATGGGTGGACGGTTGATAAAGGGGTTTTTTGGCTTGCGCCG ATGATAGCAAACTTTTTCTTTGGCATTGGCTCAATGCTAATTTTTAGCATGGTAACAACCATGCTGACGGAATTCATGCCAAAGAAATCCTCCGAGGGCGTTGCGCTAAATAACTTCACACGCAATATCTTCAGCTGCGTCGGTTCGTTTGTGACTGCACCCATCATCGGCGCCATCGGGAACGGCTGGCTATTTACAATCATCGGGCTCGTGGCATTCGCGAGTAGCGGCGTTATTGTTGTCATGAGGGTTTTTGGGCCAAGGTGGAAGGAGGGAATGGATCGGTTGATGCAATAA
- a CDS encoding bifunctional metallophosphatase/5'-nucleotidase (transcript_id=CADANIAT00003413), with protein MTVEMRIDEVQFVHFNDVREFAVSNPASQTLTLFSGDAFSPSLEASVLKGAQVCPFLNLVGVDIGCYGNHDFDFGDARLIELSSQLKFPWLLSNAYHLQKNQRRTLGSAREYIVRNLENGLKVGFIGLAGTDWPSNCELLPPCEFEPPVQAARRLARHLRVQERCDLVVALTHMRVPEDMAVANATVSGDSRIDLLLGGHDHDVLRRGKYKARKKRDRLERLVAGTVDCATSREWNRSSINSEPPTHVVETLQAIHDQVGKLVQRPLLHAATPIDGRNAMIRSQETNMGNMLADAVRAFYDADIGFFNSGAVRSDCILGAADPDGEPLLVRDIINICPFGNSVLVKKMPGSIIRLALENSVSDMHTDGRFLQVSGLRVVASWHQPEWSRVVDVFFQRSDGSLEPLDPDRTYTVAMPSFIARGYDGFSWFAQLETLVGEEAAVTDAGLLLAIFGHEQSSDGDMHAIGIERARAVTIVGQNPTDSLPIVKPVVEDRIKFV; from the exons ATGACGGTTGAAATGCGAATCGACGAGGTTCAGTTCGTCCACTTCAATGATGTA CGCGAATTCGCAGTCTCCAACCCCGCCTCCCAAACCCTGACACTTTTCAGCGGCGACGCGTTCTCGCCTTCTCTTGAGGCAAGCGTGCTGAAAGGGGCGCAGGTGTGTCCGTTTTTAAACCTCGTAGGGGTTGATATTGGGTGTTATGGGAACCATG ACTTCGACTTTGGCGATGCTAGGCTGATAGAGCTGTCGAGCCAGCTAAAATTTCCGTGGTTACTATCGAACGCTTACCATCTCCAAAAAAACCAAAGACGAACGCTTGGCTCCGCACGGGAATATATTGTTCGTAACCTGGAAAATGGTCTCAAGGTTGGATTTATCGGACTTGCAGGAAC TGACTGGCCATCAAACTGTGAACTGCTACCACCTTGCGAGTTCGAACCGCCGGTGCAAGCGGCTCGCCGTTTAGCGCGCCATCTTCGAGTGCAAGAACGCTGCGACCTAGTCGTCGCACTAACGCATATGCGCGTGCCAGAGGATATGGCCGTAGCCAATGCGACCGTCAGCGGCGACAGCAGGATCGACTTGCTGCTCGGCGGCCATGATCACGACGTATTAAGGAG AGGGAAGTATAAGGCTCGTAAAAAGCGGGACCGACTGGAGAGGCTTGTCGCTGGTACGGTTGATTGTGCAACGAGCCGAGAATGGAACCGTAGTAGCATCAACAGTGAA CCACCAACGCATGTTGTCGAAACTCTGCAGGCCATTCACGATCAAGTCGGAAAGCTGGTTCAAAGACCGCTCCTGCACGCAGCTACCCCAATAGATGGACGCAATGCCATGATCCGCAGCCAAGAGACTAACATGGGAAATATGCTGGCCGATGCCGTTCGAGCATTCTATGACGCAGACATTGGATTCTTTAACAGCGGCGCAGTTAGAAGTGACTGCATCTTGGGCGCAGCCGACCCGGACGGAGAGCCCCTGCTAGTCAGAGATATCATCA ATATCTGTCCGTTCGGAAATTCCGTTCTCGTTAAGAAGATGCCCGGCTCGATCATCCGGCTTGCACTCGAGAATTCTGTCTCCGACATGCATACTGACGGCCGATTTTTGCAAGTGTCAGGATTGCGAGTTGTGGCGAGCTGGCACCAACCTGAATGGTCTCGAGTTGTAGACGTCTTTTTTCAGAGGTCTGATGGTAGCCTCGAGCCGCTGGACCCGGATCGCACATATACCGTCGCGATGCCGTCATTCATAGCGCGCGGGTATGACGGATTCTCTTGGTTCGCGCAACTGGAGACCCTCGTAGGTGAAGAGGCAGCCGTAACAGATGCTGGCCTGCTCCTTGCCATTTTCGGGCATGAACAGTCATCCGATGGTGACATGCATGCTATAGGTATCGAGCGAGCCCGAGCGGTGACCATAGTCGGTCAGAATCCGACCGACTCTTTGCCTATCGTGAAACCTGTTGTAGAGGATAGAATCAAATTCGTATAG
- a CDS encoding uncharacterized protein (transcript_id=CADANIAT00003414) has translation MSNQEDASNYYSFAHLGSTHPSWTGHFQPNPAVDDSAASGAHPPEAGDNDPDVYTFDDANEVDDDVHGDESPDLRVETTSFENGEGSTIYDPESGAYDQMLDYTTNARYDEASRWDETCSSGV, from the exons ATGTCCAATCAAGAAGACGCCTCCAATTACTATTCCTTCGCGCACCTCGGCAGCACGCATCCCAGCTGGACAGGCCATTTCCAACCTAATCCTGCTGTAGATGACAGTGCAGCATCCGGCGCCCATCCCCCAGAAGCGGGAGATAACGACCCGGACGTCTACACCTTCGACGATGCCAACGAGGTGGATGACGATGTTCATGGGGACGAAAGCCCCGATCTTCGAGTAGAAACCACCTCTTTCGAGAACGGCGAAGGGAGCACGATATATGACCCCGAGAGCGGCGCATACGACCAGATGCTAGATTACACGACTA ACGCGCGATATGACGAAGCGTCAAGATGGGACGAGACATGTTCATCGGGAGTATGA
- a CDS encoding putative short-chain dehydrogenase/reductase family protein (transcript_id=CADANIAT00003415), giving the protein MCIYKQPEDTAANNKRRRNRMGLPTFLYNQLLITPAIPTNPFTGQTAIITGSNTGLGLETARHIARLGADKVILAVRNTAAGENAAKDIEESTICKPGTCEVWPLDLASRHSVLAFAEKAKKELGRIDVLVLNAAVATKIFQLADGGYEHSITVNTINHFLLAIALLPKLQETGTNFTNRLAPPHLTVLTSQVHAWPEFPQSTDPRGIFVALSDKATAKMDERYPVTKLLNVYLTRELVEQLYSDSDGKDGEPSVVINMLDTGFCHSQLSRENQGVDALVFNLFKRLFARKEEVGARTTVTAASAGVESHGKYMVNGIVADEALSERIYNEEGRMIQKRLWKELTDIIKGFKPQIMEEFK; this is encoded by the exons ATGTGCATATAT AAGCAGCCAGAAGACACAGCTGCCAATAAT aaaagaaggagaaacagAATGGGTCTCCCGACCTTCCTCTACAACCAACTCCTCATCACCCCAGCAATCCCAACCAACCCGTTCACCGGCCAAACCGCCATAATCACTGGGTCCAACACCGGGCTTGGTCTAGAAACAGCTCGGCACATTGCGCGACTCGGTGCTGATAAGGTGATTCTCGCTGTGCGGAATACCGCTGCCGGTGAGAATGCCGCCAAAGATATCGAGGAATCCACGATCTGTAAACCGGGAACCTGCGAGGTATGGCCGCTTGACCTGGCGAGCAGGCACTCGGTACTGGCAtttgcggagaaggcgaagaaggaattAGGGAGGATCGATGTCCTGGTTTTAAATGCGGCTGTTGCTACAAAGATATTTCAACTGGCTGATGGGGGATATGAGCATTCTATTACCGTGAACACGATAAATCACTTCCTACTCGCCATTGCCCTACTCCCAAAACTGCAAGAAACAGGGACCAATTTCACAAATCGATTGGCTCCACCGCATCTCACGGTTTTGACGAGCCAGGTCCACGCCTGGCCGGAATTTCCACAATCCACAGACCCTCGGGGCATATTTGTTGCGCTGAGCGACAAAGCTACGGCGAAAATGGATGAGCGGTATCCGGTTACAAAGTTGCTGAATGTATACTTGACGAGGGAACTTGTCGAGCAACTCTACAGCGACAGTGACGGAAAAGACGGCGAGCCATCTGTGGTAATCAACATGCTTGACACGGGCTTCTGTCACTCGCAGCTCTCGCGCGAGAATCAGGGCGTCGACGCACTTGTATTCAACCTCTTCAAGAGATTATTTGCGCGCAAAGAAGAGGTCGGAGCGCGCACGACGGTTACTGCTGCGAGTGCCGGGGTTGAGTCGCACGGGAAGTATATGGTTAACGGAATCGTCGCGGACGAGGCGCTATCGGAGCGGATCTATAACGAAGAGGGGAGAATGATCCAGAAAAGGCTCTGGAAGGAATTGACGGATATTATAAAGGGCTTCAAGCCCCAAATTATGGAGGAGTTCAAGTAA